One genomic segment of Aliidiomarina minuta includes these proteins:
- a CDS encoding methyl-accepting chemotaxis protein → MRNNQPVTQKEFSFDPNQRLISATDTRGNIIYFNDSFREVSGFSADELQGAPHNLVRHPDMPPSVYENMWQTLKSGEPWMGLVKNRRKNGDHYWVSAYVTPMYENKQIVGYESVRVVPENVQKARAGAMYKRLSAGKTPFTLWQYTRYYGGNTAVAWAPALLAMLVALGLNNPVAAAMLFILGAICTLSLHIKTERSWGGMLKLRPRAFINRLIAYTYSEHGGNQARLEMLIRSEAARARTGLTRIEDAASSLGTIVNATREQAAASSVLIDQQNDATQQTASAINQMSASIQEVSDSVEANADKSEAASRNVDSSSELAAEALVSINALSEAVKSIVATVNELAESTSDIGQAADLISAVAEQTNLLALNAAIEAARAGEHGRGFSVVADEVRALAGKTRESTDRIHKIINVLVTRSKNAVEVSQEGEQAAAHGVDMVSKTEQALAKIKEAVGGITEMTIQMSSAVEEQSNVAEHINKQVTDIADGAVRAKENAGETAQASQRLQKTTDELHSLVKRFAHQE, encoded by the coding sequence ATGCGCAACAACCAGCCCGTTACTCAGAAAGAGTTCTCGTTTGACCCAAATCAAAGACTTATTTCAGCCACCGACACTCGCGGTAATATTATTTATTTTAATGATAGTTTTAGAGAGGTCAGTGGTTTTAGTGCAGACGAGTTGCAGGGTGCGCCTCACAACCTGGTGCGCCACCCGGATATGCCGCCCTCTGTTTATGAGAATATGTGGCAGACTTTGAAGTCCGGTGAGCCCTGGATGGGCCTGGTTAAAAACCGACGTAAGAATGGTGATCATTACTGGGTTAGTGCCTATGTAACTCCGATGTATGAAAACAAACAAATTGTCGGTTATGAGTCAGTCCGTGTAGTCCCTGAAAATGTGCAAAAAGCACGGGCCGGAGCTATGTATAAACGCCTTAGCGCTGGCAAAACACCTTTTACGTTATGGCAATATACTCGTTATTACGGTGGCAATACTGCAGTTGCCTGGGCACCGGCATTGTTGGCAATGCTGGTTGCATTGGGACTGAATAATCCAGTGGCTGCTGCGATGTTATTTATACTGGGGGCGATCTGCACCTTAAGTCTGCATATTAAAACCGAACGTAGTTGGGGTGGTATGTTAAAGCTGCGGCCCCGGGCCTTTATCAACCGCTTAATTGCGTATACCTATTCTGAACATGGCGGCAATCAGGCACGGCTGGAAATGCTGATACGCAGTGAAGCGGCGCGAGCGCGCACCGGCCTGACCCGAATTGAGGATGCAGCTTCGTCGCTGGGCACTATTGTCAACGCAACACGTGAACAGGCGGCTGCCAGTAGTGTGTTGATTGACCAGCAGAATGACGCGACTCAACAGACTGCATCGGCGATTAACCAGATGTCAGCTTCGATTCAGGAAGTTTCGGATAGCGTAGAGGCGAATGCGGATAAATCTGAAGCGGCTTCACGTAATGTGGATTCGAGTTCGGAGCTGGCGGCTGAAGCTTTGGTGTCTATTAATGCGCTGAGCGAGGCGGTGAAGTCTATTGTGGCGACGGTAAATGAACTGGCTGAGTCGACATCAGATATAGGTCAGGCGGCTGATTTGATTTCTGCGGTAGCCGAGCAAACCAACCTCTTGGCGTTAAATGCAGCTATTGAAGCGGCACGGGCCGGTGAACATGGTCGTGGTTTTAGCGTGGTTGCGGATGAAGTAAGAGCGCTGGCGGGTAAAACACGAGAATCGACGGATCGTATTCATAAAATTATTAATGTGCTGGTAACCCGCTCTAAAAATGCTGTGGAAGTGTCACAAGAGGGCGAGCAGGCCGCGGCTCATGGTGTGGATATGGTCAGCAAAACTGAGCAGGCACTGGCTAAGATTAAAGAAGCTGTGGGTGGTATTACCGAAATGACGATTCAGATGTCATCGGCGGTTGAGGAGCAGAGCAATGTGGCTGAACATATTAATAAGCAGGTAACTGATATTGCAGATGGCGCTGTCAGAGCTAAAGAAAATGCCGGCGAGACGGCACAGGCCAGTCAGCGACTGCAAAAAACAACCGATGAATTACATTCGCTGGTAAAACGCTTTGCTCATCAGGAGTAA
- a CDS encoding GGDEF domain-containing phosphodiesterase: protein MSEHQPQDFSASQLNAIINNLLDGVITIDQKGIICGFSKPAERMFGYQEHEVVGHNISMLMPQPYAREHDAYLDSYHQTGAKKIIGIGREVEAMRKDGSVFPIDLAVTQTETEMGRRYIGTVRDISLQRENAERIEYLSFHDRLTGLANRNSLTQALEQWLPKQRVTLLALNLDFFSRINVVFGHGIGDSLLQEAAKRLDRHRLAGSLLAKDLGDRFWLALPEEAYDGKPRAYFLSQIEKLLSVLRQPFMLESQEYYLTVSIGVFFAEPGQNSFDVLNGAETALQQSKEWGRDQYSVYQPRMTSSILRDYRLEVGLREAIKAGKGLECWLQSKVNADYRTTGAEALMRWRDEQGQMVSPEVFIPVAEHLGLIIELGDWMAAEVAKTIASLPADSTYRIALNVSPKQFLQPHFVLKMQRIFAEQGASLNALIIEITENLLLSRIEQVQSVMNELALLGVRFSIDDFGTGYSNLSRLQQLPVSELKIDRQFVQDAFRNEREAALFQAMLQMAKSMQLTTVAEGVETNQQANHIRDSGCDLQQGYYFSRPMPADQWLAEHKK, encoded by the coding sequence ATGTCAGAACATCAGCCACAGGATTTTTCTGCCAGCCAGCTGAATGCAATCATTAATAACCTGCTGGACGGGGTTATTACTATTGATCAAAAGGGCATCATCTGCGGTTTTAGTAAACCTGCAGAACGTATGTTTGGTTATCAGGAACATGAGGTGGTTGGGCACAATATCAGTATGCTGATGCCACAGCCTTATGCCCGTGAGCATGATGCCTATCTGGATAGTTACCATCAGACCGGTGCTAAGAAGATCATTGGTATTGGGCGTGAAGTCGAAGCGATGCGCAAAGATGGCTCGGTTTTTCCCATTGATCTGGCGGTTACGCAGACGGAAACTGAAATGGGCCGTCGCTACATAGGCACGGTGCGTGATATTTCATTGCAGCGTGAAAACGCTGAGCGAATTGAATACCTCTCTTTTCATGATCGCCTGACAGGCCTGGCGAACCGAAACAGCCTGACGCAAGCGCTGGAGCAGTGGTTGCCCAAGCAGCGGGTCACTCTGCTGGCCTTAAACCTGGACTTTTTCAGCCGTATTAACGTGGTATTTGGCCATGGTATTGGCGATAGTCTGCTACAGGAAGCGGCGAAACGGCTGGATCGACACCGACTGGCGGGCAGCTTACTGGCCAAAGATCTAGGTGACCGTTTCTGGCTGGCGTTGCCGGAAGAAGCATACGACGGTAAGCCCAGAGCTTATTTCCTGTCGCAGATTGAAAAATTACTCAGCGTGTTGCGTCAGCCCTTTATGCTGGAAAGTCAGGAATACTATCTGACGGTAAGCATAGGCGTGTTTTTTGCTGAACCGGGGCAAAACAGCTTTGATGTGCTGAATGGTGCCGAAACTGCCTTACAGCAGTCTAAAGAGTGGGGCCGGGACCAGTATTCGGTGTACCAACCGCGAATGACATCTTCTATTCTGCGCGATTACCGGTTGGAAGTGGGCTTGCGGGAGGCGATAAAAGCAGGCAAAGGCCTGGAATGCTGGTTACAGTCGAAAGTGAATGCCGACTACCGGACAACGGGTGCTGAAGCCTTGATGCGATGGCGTGATGAACAGGGGCAGATGGTCTCACCTGAAGTTTTTATTCCGGTAGCTGAGCATTTAGGTCTGATTATTGAACTGGGCGACTGGATGGCGGCCGAGGTCGCTAAAACTATTGCTAGTTTGCCTGCCGACAGTACGTATCGAATAGCCTTGAATGTAAGTCCTAAGCAATTTTTGCAGCCGCACTTTGTACTTAAAATGCAGCGTATTTTTGCTGAACAGGGGGCCAGTCTGAATGCCTTAATTATTGAAATTACAGAGAACCTGTTGTTATCCCGGATTGAGCAAGTGCAAAGCGTTATGAACGAACTGGCGTTGCTGGGTGTGCGCTTCTCTATTGATGACTTTGGCACCGGTTACTCTAACCTTAGTCGTTTGCAGCAACTACCAGTCAGCGAGTTGAAAATAGATCGTCAGTTTGTGCAGGACGCATTTCGTAATGAACGGGAAGCGGCGTTATTTCAGGCTATGCTGCAAATGGCAAAAAGCATGCAGTTAACCACTGTGGCTGAAGGCGTCGAAACTAACCAGCAGGCGAACCATATTCGCGACAGCGGATGCGACTTGCAGCAGGGATATTATTTTTCCCGCCCTATGCCTGCCGATCAATGGCTCGCAGAGCATAAAAAATAA
- a CDS encoding ion transporter yields the protein MRKLMYRYLEPAAWQGDGMSPVNLLVAALVVVASIIAIAETEAILASRYAEQFFMTELALFCIFLIEYCLRVYAAGEDPRYKGVTGRIRYIFSFWALIDLLALLPFIFYAGDHSGFFLRFLKVLRLLRIARLGRFSQAWDAFVHALGDRRYELMLSVMLALLMLIISSSMLYAVEAPYQPEAFGSIPRAFWWSVATLTTVGYGDVTPITAIGKLFAGMTAIAGIGLIAMPTGIMAAAFSDAFQVAKEKADEKRRLAESNNISE from the coding sequence GTGCGTAAACTAATGTACCGTTATCTGGAGCCTGCTGCCTGGCAAGGTGACGGTATGTCGCCGGTGAACCTGCTGGTAGCGGCACTGGTGGTGGTCGCTTCAATTATTGCCATTGCGGAAACTGAAGCGATTCTGGCCAGTCGTTATGCAGAGCAATTTTTCATGACAGAACTGGCTCTGTTCTGTATTTTTCTGATCGAATATTGCCTGCGTGTTTACGCAGCGGGCGAAGACCCGAGGTATAAAGGCGTTACAGGCAGGATACGTTACATATTCAGTTTTTGGGCATTAATTGACTTGCTGGCGTTATTGCCTTTTATCTTTTATGCGGGTGACCACAGCGGTTTCTTCCTGCGTTTTCTTAAAGTACTACGATTATTGCGTATAGCTCGTCTGGGGCGTTTTAGTCAGGCCTGGGATGCATTTGTGCATGCTTTGGGCGACCGCCGATATGAGTTGATGCTCAGTGTAATGCTGGCTTTGTTAATGTTGATTATTTCTAGCTCCATGTTGTATGCAGTGGAGGCGCCTTATCAACCTGAGGCTTTTGGTAGTATTCCGAGAGCGTTCTGGTGGAGCGTAGCTACACTGACGACCGTGGGTTACGGTGATGTGACACCTATTACAGCAATAGGAAAATTATTTGCTGGCATGACAGCTATAGCTGGAATTGGACTTATTGCTATGCCTACCGGCATTATGGCGGCGGCTTTTTCAGATGCATTTCAGGTGGCTAAAGAAAAAGCGGATGAAAAACGCAGGTTGGCAGAAAGTAATAATATCTCTGAATGA
- a CDS encoding patatin-like phospholipase family protein gives METKQNKRALVIEGGAMRGIFAAGVLDAFIDADFFAYDFVIGVSAGSTNAIGYLAGDRGRSYQVLTDHALRKDFMNFKRYALGGHLCDVNWLWQASRRDIALNVEGYIARGIPLYVVTTSVKTGHPRYHKVDLDNLDQVFPASCAIPVFFKDHPAVDGEPMSDGGMGDSIPVLEAYKRGARDITVLRSVPLSYRKEPIRYPSMLKPLFAQHPRLLGAALRRQRKYAKAIAFIENPPSDCRVSQIAPPEEFPVSRFTRSIHKLDTGYEQGLNAASSYLQEKSCDLHEVS, from the coding sequence ATGGAAACAAAGCAAAATAAACGTGCGCTGGTTATCGAAGGTGGAGCCATGCGGGGCATATTTGCGGCTGGGGTTCTGGATGCCTTTATTGATGCGGATTTTTTTGCATACGACTTCGTAATTGGTGTGTCGGCGGGTTCTACCAACGCCATTGGTTATCTTGCCGGGGATCGCGGCCGTAGTTATCAGGTGCTGACGGACCATGCACTGCGCAAAGACTTCATGAATTTTAAACGTTATGCCCTGGGCGGACATCTGTGCGATGTGAACTGGTTATGGCAGGCGTCACGCCGTGATATAGCTCTTAATGTCGAAGGCTATATAGCGCGGGGAATTCCTTTATATGTAGTAACCACCTCAGTGAAAACGGGCCACCCACGTTACCATAAAGTCGATCTGGATAACCTGGATCAGGTATTTCCGGCTTCCTGCGCTATACCGGTATTTTTTAAGGATCATCCAGCAGTGGATGGTGAACCTATGTCAGATGGTGGTATGGGCGATTCGATTCCAGTACTCGAGGCATATAAACGAGGAGCGCGGGATATCACCGTACTGCGTTCGGTACCGCTTTCTTATCGCAAAGAACCTATTCGTTACCCGTCCATGTTAAAACCATTGTTTGCACAACACCCCCGATTGCTGGGGGCCGCGTTGCGTCGTCAGCGTAAATACGCAAAAGCAATCGCCTTTATTGAAAACCCTCCGTCAGACTGTAGAGTCTCGCAAATAGCACCTCCGGAAGAGTTCCCGGTGTCCCGCTTCACTCGTTCGATACATAAGTTAGATACAGGCTACGAGCAAGGATTGAATGCGGCAAGCAGTTATCTGCAAGAGAAATCCTGCGACTTGCATGAGGTGAGTTAA
- a CDS encoding ATP-grasp domain-containing protein encodes MKDIYILHENEEWLVPLRAEFDKRNVTFKEWFLNEGSVAYDKEPAPGVYYNRMSASSHTRGHRFAPELTRMALTWLEREQSDAVRVLNGTPALYLEVCKLSQYAALEKAGLKTPQTRAVVGREQILPAAQDFNHWPLILKPNRGGKGLGVVKMDSAAQLQSYINGSDYAEPLDGIWLLQEYIEPANPHITRCEFVGQQFVYAVQVDTTGGFELCPADVCAVGEDFCPTGTATPAKFQITDVYNDHPVLKQLQTFMRQAQVDVAGIEMIEDKQGRLFVYDVNTNTNYNAEAEQVAGGEVTGMGALADYLISQARD; translated from the coding sequence ATGAAGGACATTTATATACTGCACGAGAATGAGGAATGGTTAGTCCCTCTGCGAGCGGAATTTGATAAACGTAACGTGACATTTAAAGAATGGTTTTTAAACGAAGGCAGTGTTGCTTACGATAAAGAGCCTGCCCCTGGCGTTTATTACAATCGCATGAGTGCTTCGTCGCATACCCGAGGGCATCGTTTTGCTCCGGAGTTGACACGCATGGCCCTGACCTGGCTGGAGCGTGAGCAGAGCGATGCGGTTCGGGTTCTCAATGGAACGCCTGCGCTTTACCTCGAGGTTTGTAAACTATCTCAGTATGCAGCGCTGGAGAAAGCTGGGTTAAAAACACCACAAACACGGGCTGTTGTTGGCCGTGAACAGATTTTGCCTGCCGCTCAGGACTTTAATCATTGGCCGTTAATCCTCAAACCGAACCGCGGTGGAAAAGGTCTGGGCGTGGTAAAAATGGATTCTGCAGCGCAGCTGCAAAGTTATATAAATGGCAGTGACTATGCGGAGCCGCTGGATGGTATCTGGTTGTTGCAGGAATACATTGAACCCGCGAATCCCCATATTACCCGTTGTGAATTTGTCGGCCAGCAATTTGTTTACGCAGTACAGGTAGACACAACAGGTGGTTTTGAGCTTTGCCCTGCTGATGTCTGTGCTGTTGGCGAAGACTTCTGCCCCACTGGCACAGCCACCCCGGCAAAATTTCAGATTACCGATGTTTACAATGATCACCCGGTGCTGAAGCAACTACAGACTTTTATGCGCCAGGCGCAAGTGGATGTGGCGGGTATTGAAATGATTGAGGACAAACAGGGTCGTTTATTTGTTTACGATGTTAATACGAATACCAACTACAACGCTGAAGCCGAGCAAGTGGCTGGTGGTGAAGTGACCGGCATGGGTGCTTTGGCGGATTACCTTATAAGTCAGGCACGAGACTAG
- a CDS encoding ABC transporter substrate-binding protein, which translates to MTKVYVRSVTLIIVIILLQLMSVAKASTAKQINWSLNTAPPFHVLYGNYRNQGICDTLMDVVDEKLPEYGSSRVVMPQTRIGLQFEREQNLCFPCMIKQPDNAQAVFSESTHLYFPHGIITTTEKAIQIREEFGEPVRLAQLLASNNFRLGHPSGRKFGDLQPILDAHEGDDSYRLLRTGENATVAILSMIKLGRIDYTIDYKSLKTFDDRTSNGSLEFLNIAENEGQLVSGAIGCTNNEWGRQVIEDINQALPGIRQDPLFLQTLQLWFANHDNYMPLLEEQIWQGQ; encoded by the coding sequence ATGACAAAAGTATATGTACGTTCAGTTACTCTCATTATTGTAATTATTTTGTTGCAATTAATGAGCGTCGCCAAAGCATCTACGGCCAAACAAATAAACTGGTCTTTGAATACTGCGCCTCCGTTTCACGTACTTTATGGCAATTATCGGAATCAGGGAATTTGTGACACCCTCATGGACGTCGTAGATGAGAAATTGCCCGAATACGGCAGCAGCCGGGTCGTTATGCCACAAACCCGTATTGGCCTGCAGTTTGAGCGTGAGCAGAACCTTTGTTTCCCCTGCATGATCAAACAGCCTGATAATGCACAGGCAGTTTTCTCAGAATCTACCCATCTTTATTTCCCCCACGGCATTATTACGACCACCGAAAAAGCGATACAGATACGTGAAGAGTTCGGTGAACCTGTGCGTTTAGCACAATTACTCGCCTCCAATAACTTTCGACTAGGGCATCCTTCAGGCCGCAAGTTCGGCGATCTACAGCCGATACTGGATGCTCATGAAGGCGATGATAGCTATCGTTTATTACGTACAGGAGAAAACGCGACCGTCGCCATTTTATCCATGATCAAACTGGGTCGCATTGATTACACTATTGACTACAAAAGCCTGAAAACTTTTGATGACCGTACTTCCAACGGTAGCCTGGAATTTCTAAATATTGCTGAGAATGAAGGGCAACTGGTGTCAGGCGCTATAGGCTGCACCAATAACGAGTGGGGCCGCCAGGTGATTGAGGATATTAATCAGGCCCTGCCAGGTATCCGGCAAGACCCTCTTTTTTTACAAACTCTGCAATTATGGTTTGCTAATCACGACAACTATATGCCGTTATTGGAAGAGCAGATATGGCAAGGTCAGTAG
- a CDS encoding ferredoxin--NADP reductase — MSQWVTATVVEHKSWHADLFSLRVQAPSFDFTAGQFVRLGLEDAEGQRIQRAYSLVNAPHESTLDFVITRVPDGLLSPKLQQLQAGDNLQLSQTASGFFTIEQVPDGDSLWLLSTGTGVGPFLSMLHTQAPWQRFSQIKLVHAVRTEADLCYREAFLALQEKHGKQFHYQPVVSREPVKGALSGRIPALIDSGELEHACQGTLNLNAQVMICGNPEMIKDARHSLSAKGLEKNLKRKPGNVTVEQYWK, encoded by the coding sequence ATGTCGCAGTGGGTAACCGCTACCGTAGTAGAGCATAAAAGTTGGCATGCCGACTTATTTAGTTTGCGTGTCCAGGCCCCGTCTTTTGACTTCACCGCCGGACAGTTCGTACGGCTGGGCCTGGAAGATGCCGAAGGGCAGCGTATCCAGCGCGCATATTCACTCGTGAATGCGCCCCATGAGTCTACGCTGGACTTTGTTATCACCCGCGTACCTGACGGCTTATTGTCGCCAAAACTACAACAGTTGCAGGCAGGAGACAATCTTCAGCTAAGTCAGACCGCCAGCGGCTTTTTTACTATTGAGCAGGTGCCGGATGGCGACAGTCTCTGGTTACTCTCGACAGGCACTGGCGTCGGTCCTTTTCTGTCTATGCTGCATACTCAGGCACCCTGGCAGCGCTTTTCGCAGATCAAATTGGTTCACGCCGTGCGCACTGAAGCCGACTTATGTTACCGCGAGGCATTCCTTGCGCTGCAGGAAAAACATGGTAAACAATTTCACTACCAACCTGTCGTGAGTCGAGAACCCGTGAAAGGAGCATTGTCCGGTAGAATTCCCGCGCTCATCGACTCTGGAGAACTTGAACATGCCTGTCAGGGCACTCTCAACCTCAATGCTCAGGTTATGATTTGTGGCAATCCTGAAATGATAAAAGATGCGCGGCATTCATTAAGCGCCAAAGGACTGGAAAAAAACTTAAAACGTAAACCGGGTAATGTCACAGTTGAACAGTACTGGAAATAA
- a CDS encoding alpha/beta fold hydrolase, which produces MNDKSIQWKSWQWQTPQGFILRGQHSQPRNLPVLHFIHGNSYNGLTYLPLWQELSDDFDFFLHDVQGHGDSDNGGRFVGWNASADLAVEAWQQVGQPLFGNQAVYGAGHSFGGITTLMMSKQQPQLFNQLLLLDPILFQRRMLLPMRLLDSLGLYRFNPYARRALKRRSEWPSEQEALAGLNNRGMFRNWHPDALEAYVKHAMHAGEQGQWTLKCPPQREAELFSSYAKGLWPYLGQLSVPTQVWMGEDTYPFARQAAKRWAGLTDAMLLHWVPGKHCFMQEDPKRTAASIRAAVHLTKD; this is translated from the coding sequence ATGAACGATAAAAGTATTCAGTGGAAGTCGTGGCAATGGCAAACCCCACAAGGTTTTATTCTGCGTGGGCAGCATTCGCAGCCGCGTAACCTGCCCGTATTGCACTTTATTCATGGGAATAGCTATAACGGTTTGACCTATCTGCCTTTATGGCAGGAACTGTCAGACGATTTTGATTTCTTTTTACATGACGTTCAGGGCCACGGTGACAGTGATAATGGCGGGCGTTTTGTCGGCTGGAATGCTAGCGCTGACCTCGCGGTTGAGGCGTGGCAGCAAGTGGGTCAGCCGTTATTTGGCAACCAGGCGGTGTACGGAGCAGGACACAGCTTTGGTGGCATTACCACCCTGATGATGAGCAAACAGCAGCCGCAACTGTTTAATCAGTTGCTGTTATTAGATCCTATTTTATTTCAGCGACGCATGCTGTTGCCAATGCGCTTACTGGATAGTCTTGGACTTTATCGTTTTAACCCCTATGCACGCCGGGCGCTGAAACGTCGTTCAGAATGGCCTTCTGAGCAGGAGGCTCTGGCGGGACTGAATAATAGAGGCATGTTCAGGAACTGGCACCCGGATGCCCTGGAAGCTTATGTAAAACATGCGATGCATGCGGGAGAGCAAGGGCAGTGGACTCTAAAGTGCCCGCCGCAACGGGAGGCCGAGCTGTTTAGCTCATATGCGAAGGGATTGTGGCCTTATTTAGGCCAATTGTCAGTGCCAACCCAGGTTTGGATGGGCGAGGATACTTATCCTTTCGCCCGGCAGGCCGCAAAGCGCTGGGCAGGTTTGACTGACGCTATGCTTCTGCACTGGGTACCGGGGAAGCATTGTTTTATGCAGGAAGATCCCAAACGCACCGCCGCCAGCATCCGTGCTGCGGTGCATTTAACGAAGGATTAA
- a CDS encoding M48 family metallopeptidase encodes MNFFHHQDIARRNTRLLGILFTLAVILLVSAVAILVAVFAGGLEQTQQAPGAPAPEWRLHWDIVIASAGVALSVVGFAVLYKWMVLRPGGKVVAEHLGGRRLSPDSTDPLERKVLNVVEEMAIAANMPVPPVYLLDKEPAINAFAAGYSPRDAVIGITRGGAEKLTRAQLQGVVAHEIAHILNGDMRLNIRIIAILNGILFISHAGYLLLRFGALRGGRSNGKNAALPLLGLGLLIVGAIGVLFGNIIKAAVSRQREYLADASAAQFTREPEALAGALQQIGVAQKGSKVESPNADEAAHLFFGQAVGKFMSVMATHPPLQDRIKRLTPHWDGKYKANPEAKPDLDTKAQEQSQEQFARRLTALVAALPIPQDLIEDARNPDHARALIFALLLSDNTETRASQLQLLRERQSEALVADVEAHIESVKALPMEDQLPLTELTMPALKMMDSRAASAFLNTMQQVIDVDAQVTLYEWCLYEVVSRYLQGEHNRRQQSTGGVKKNRMQDAQLSLSVLARYGHEEQETAEKAFKAGADKFSTQLNYLDQEQLNFAQLSDALSRIDQWRALEKERIVDAWLACAGYDHSISPIERKLLFTLCSCIGEPLPELPDAS; translated from the coding sequence ATGAATTTCTTTCATCATCAAGACATTGCCCGGCGTAACACCCGCTTACTGGGCATTTTATTTACCCTTGCGGTTATTCTGCTGGTCAGTGCGGTGGCTATTCTGGTCGCCGTTTTTGCCGGGGGCCTGGAGCAAACGCAACAGGCGCCAGGCGCGCCCGCTCCAGAATGGCGACTGCACTGGGATATTGTCATTGCTTCCGCTGGCGTGGCCCTTTCAGTAGTGGGTTTTGCCGTCCTTTACAAATGGATGGTATTACGTCCCGGTGGCAAAGTGGTCGCTGAACATCTGGGGGGCCGTCGCTTAAGCCCGGACAGCACGGACCCTCTCGAGCGCAAAGTGCTCAACGTGGTCGAGGAAATGGCAATTGCTGCCAATATGCCGGTTCCACCTGTGTACCTGCTTGATAAAGAACCTGCTATTAATGCATTTGCCGCAGGATATAGCCCTCGTGATGCAGTCATTGGCATTACCCGCGGTGGCGCAGAAAAACTAACCCGAGCACAATTGCAGGGTGTCGTGGCTCATGAGATTGCCCATATTCTGAATGGCGACATGCGTCTTAATATTCGCATTATCGCTATCCTCAATGGCATTCTCTTTATTTCCCATGCGGGTTACCTGCTATTGCGCTTTGGTGCCTTACGCGGTGGCCGCAGTAACGGTAAAAACGCAGCCCTGCCTTTACTGGGTCTTGGTTTGCTCATAGTGGGCGCGATCGGCGTTTTATTTGGCAACATTATAAAAGCCGCAGTCAGCCGCCAGCGCGAGTACCTCGCTGATGCTTCTGCCGCGCAGTTCACCCGCGAACCTGAGGCCCTGGCCGGTGCTCTGCAGCAAATTGGTGTTGCCCAAAAAGGCAGTAAAGTAGAAAGCCCTAATGCTGATGAAGCTGCTCACTTGTTCTTCGGCCAGGCGGTGGGCAAATTTATGTCGGTGATGGCCACCCATCCCCCTCTGCAGGATCGTATTAAGCGTCTGACGCCGCACTGGGATGGTAAATATAAAGCCAATCCAGAAGCCAAACCTGACCTGGATACTAAAGCGCAGGAACAAAGTCAGGAGCAGTTCGCTCGTCGCCTGACCGCACTGGTTGCTGCTTTGCCCATTCCGCAGGATCTCATTGAAGACGCCCGCAACCCCGATCATGCCAGAGCACTCATTTTTGCATTGCTGTTAAGCGACAACACGGAAACCCGTGCCAGTCAGTTGCAACTCTTACGGGAACGTCAGTCAGAGGCTCTGGTCGCCGACGTTGAAGCACATATAGAAAGTGTTAAGGCGCTGCCCATGGAAGACCAGCTTCCGCTCACTGAGCTGACCATGCCAGCACTTAAAATGATGGACAGCCGGGCCGCTTCCGCATTCTTAAATACCATGCAACAGGTCATTGATGTGGATGCGCAGGTGACCTTATACGAATGGTGCCTGTATGAAGTGGTTTCGCGTTATCTGCAGGGCGAACATAATCGTCGTCAGCAAAGTACCGGTGGGGTTAAGAAAAATCGAATGCAGGATGCGCAGCTAAGCCTTTCCGTACTGGCCCGTTATGGCCACGAGGAACAGGAAACTGCCGAAAAAGCTTTCAAAGCCGGCGCCGATAAGTTCTCTACCCAACTTAACTATCTGGATCAGGAGCAACTTAATTTTGCTCAGTTAAGCGACGCATTGTCACGTATTGATCAATGGCGAGCGCTGGAGAAGGAGCGTATCGTCGATGCCTGGCTTGCCTGTGCTGGATACGACCACAGCATCAGCCCTATTGAGCGCAAGTTACTCTTCACGTTATGCAGCTGTATCGGCGAACCTCTTCCCGAACTACCTGATGCTTCTTAA